Proteins from a genomic interval of Gadus macrocephalus chromosome 2, ASM3116895v1:
- the si:dkey-16l2.16 gene encoding ras-related protein Rab-35, translated as MAGKDYNHLFKLLIIGDSNVGKSSLLLRFADNSFSGSYITTIGVDFKIRTVDIDGERVKLQIWDTAGQERFRTITSTYYRNTHGVIIVYDVTNPESFVNVKRWLNEITQNCDNVSKILVGNKNDDPTRKQVDTDDAMQFGESVGVPVFETSAKENMNVEEMFMAFTHMVLRAKKQSQNRAERERERERDRVDISAHRDRDRKRRGKKCC; from the exons ATGGCGGGAAAGGACTACAATCATCTGTTCAAACTGCTCATCATCGGAGACTCCA ATGTAGGTAAAAGCAGCCTTTTGCTCCGCTTCGCCGACAACTCCTTCTCTG GAAGCTACATAACCACTATCGGGGTGGACTTCAAGATCCGCACGGTGGACATCGACGGGGAGCGTGTCAAACTCCAAATCTGGGACACGGCAGGCCAGGAACGATTCCGCACCATCACTTCAAC CTACTACAGAAACACCCACGGGGTCATCATCGTGTACGACGTCACCAACCCCGAGTCCTTCGTCAACGTCAAGCGGTGGCTCAACGAGATCACGCAGAACTGTGACAACGTCTCCAAGATCCTGG TGGGTAACAAGAACGACGACCCCACGCGGAAGCAGGTGGACACCGACGACGCCATGCAGTTCGGGGAGTCTGTGGGGGTCCCGGTGTTTGAGACCAGCGCCAAGGAGAACATGaacgtggaggag ATGTTCATGGCCTTCACCCACATGGTGCTGCGAGCCAAGAAGCAGAGCCAGAACCGGGCTGAGAGGGAAAGGGAGCGCGAGAGGGACCGCGTGGACATCAGCGCCCACCGCGACCGCGACCGCAAGAGGAGGGGCAAGAAGTGCTGCTGA